Proteins encoded in a region of the Photobacterium profundum SS9 genome:
- a CDS encoding aspartate:alanine antiporter: MNIDVASLLHQNDILLLFVVLAVGLSFGKIRFAKMQVGNSIGVLLTAILFGNAGFTFNTEALNIGFMLFIFCVGIEAGPNFFGIFFRDGKHYLLLALVVLLSAIAITLAMTHYLGLDIGLATGLMAGSLTATPVLVGAKDALNSGLSGISDPDIIKQTIDSLSVGYAMSYLMGLISLIFLAKLMPKLQKQDLAESSQQIARERGIGEVGQRKVYLPIIRAYRVGPELINWIDSRNLRELGIYRQTGCYIERIRRNGILANPDGDAILQEGDEIALVGYPDSHARLDPSFRNGKEVFDRDLLDLRIVEEEIVVKNDNISGKRLSELNLSEYGCFLNRVVRAQIEMPMDHNILLNKGDILQVSGEKSRVLGLAERIGFISIHSQIADLLAFCCFFIIGLLIGSITLAFGHVAFGLGSAAGLLIAGITLGFLRANHPTFGYVPQGALNMAKDLGLMVFMVGIGLSAGSNLFDSFAHIGPMVLVTSLMVSVIPVVLAYLFGAYVLKMNRALLFGAIIGARTCAPAMDMINEHARSTIPALGYAGTYAIANVLLTIAGTLIIIMN, translated from the coding sequence GTGAATATCGATGTAGCATCCCTTCTCCATCAGAATGATATCCTGTTGCTTTTTGTTGTTCTCGCTGTTGGTCTAAGTTTTGGTAAAATTCGTTTTGCTAAGATGCAAGTAGGCAATTCTATTGGTGTTTTACTGACTGCCATACTGTTCGGTAATGCCGGGTTTACCTTTAATACTGAAGCATTAAATATTGGCTTTATGCTGTTTATTTTTTGTGTGGGTATAGAGGCTGGCCCCAACTTTTTTGGTATTTTCTTCCGAGATGGTAAACATTACCTTTTACTCGCCCTTGTTGTGCTGCTTTCCGCCATAGCTATCACTTTAGCCATGACTCATTATCTTGGGCTTGATATAGGTTTAGCGACAGGCTTAATGGCTGGTTCATTGACAGCAACACCTGTTCTTGTAGGTGCAAAAGACGCATTGAATTCCGGATTATCTGGCATTAGCGATCCTGATATCATTAAACAAACCATTGATAGCCTAAGCGTTGGCTATGCTATGTCTTATTTAATGGGCTTAATCAGTCTTATTTTTCTCGCTAAACTAATGCCTAAATTACAGAAACAAGACCTGGCTGAATCGTCGCAACAAATTGCCCGTGAACGCGGTATTGGTGAAGTGGGGCAACGTAAAGTATATTTGCCAATCATTCGCGCTTACCGTGTTGGCCCTGAGCTTATTAACTGGATTGATAGTCGTAACTTACGTGAGTTGGGCATCTACCGCCAAACAGGCTGCTACATCGAACGTATACGGCGAAACGGTATATTAGCTAACCCAGATGGTGATGCTATTTTACAAGAAGGTGATGAGATTGCCTTAGTGGGTTACCCAGACAGCCATGCACGTTTGGATCCCAGCTTTCGAAACGGCAAAGAAGTTTTCGACCGTGATCTTCTCGACCTTCGTATTGTTGAAGAAGAGATTGTAGTTAAGAATGACAACATCTCTGGCAAACGCCTATCTGAGCTAAATTTATCAGAATACGGTTGTTTCTTGAACCGTGTTGTTCGCGCACAAATAGAAATGCCGATGGACCATAATATTCTTTTGAATAAAGGGGATATTTTGCAAGTCAGTGGAGAAAAAAGTCGAGTACTTGGTCTTGCTGAACGTATTGGTTTTATCTCGATTCACAGTCAAATTGCCGATCTATTAGCATTCTGCTGTTTTTTTATCATCGGGTTACTTATCGGTTCGATTACATTAGCATTTGGTCACGTTGCATTTGGTTTAGGTAGTGCTGCAGGGCTTCTGATTGCCGGTATTACATTAGGATTCCTACGTGCTAACCACCCTACTTTTGGCTATGTACCCCAAGGTGCGCTTAATATGGCGAAAGATCTTGGCTTAATGGTCTTCATGGTAGGAATTGGTTTGAGTGCGGGTTCTAATTTATTCGATTCATTTGCACATATTGGCCCTATGGTCTTAGTCACCAGCTTAATGGTGAGTGTGATCCCTGTTGTATTGGCATACCTGTTTGGTGCTTACGTACTGAAGATGAACCGTGCACTTTTATTTGGTGCCATCATTGGTGCTCGAACTTGTGCACCTGCGATGGATATGATCAATGAACATGCTCGAAGCACAATTCCAGCTTTAGGCTATGCTGGTACTTATGCCATTGCCAACGTACTGTTAACGATTGCCGGTACGTTAATCATCATCATGAATTAA
- a CDS encoding response regulator yields the protein MRILIVEDDQILSHHLKSQLSELGHQVQCAGTAEEGLFFAQNYPNDIAVVDIGLPDRDGISLIKDMRKKGLRLPVLILTARANWQDKVTGLEAGADDYLVKPFQKEEMVARLSALVRRSAGFVKPEMSAGDIRVDLLAKQVFVGETLLELTAFEYDLLEYLMRHSRQVVSKQRLLDVLYEDQEGDPNTIEVMISRLRKKFMSAGQDNPISTIRGQGYIFELQAQ from the coding sequence ATGCGAATCCTAATTGTCGAAGATGATCAAATTCTGAGTCATCATCTAAAGTCTCAACTCAGTGAATTGGGTCATCAAGTCCAATGTGCAGGCACAGCCGAAGAAGGTCTGTTTTTTGCACAAAATTATCCTAATGATATTGCGGTTGTCGATATAGGTTTACCTGATCGTGACGGAATAAGTTTGATAAAAGATATGCGAAAAAAAGGGCTTCGCTTACCTGTTCTCATTTTAACAGCGCGTGCCAATTGGCAAGATAAAGTAACCGGTCTAGAAGCGGGTGCTGATGATTATTTAGTTAAGCCGTTTCAAAAAGAAGAGATGGTTGCCCGTTTAAGTGCTTTAGTTCGTCGTAGTGCTGGCTTTGTAAAGCCAGAAATGTCAGCGGGTGATATCCGTGTCGATTTGTTAGCAAAGCAAGTGTTTGTTGGTGAGACCCTACTTGAGCTAACGGCATTTGAATATGACTTACTTGAATATCTCATGCGCCATAGCCGTCAGGTTGTTTCTAAGCAACGCTTGCTGGATGTGCTTTATGAAGATCAAGAAGGTGATCCAAACACAATCGAGGTAATGATAAGCCGACTACGTAAGAAGTTCATGTCAGCAGGACAAGATAACCCTATTTCGACCATTCGTGGTCAGGGTTACATTTTTGAGTTGCAAGCTCAATGA
- a CDS encoding ATP-binding protein: MKTVILQPRLRRRVLVTSVAIIVLITSALAGVINQLYSQSYMASYSSELVAQMPMVVAQLNRAGLIKDVDKWIDSVDPSDSDYMSVVCDQNDNTVWLSDEAKTVNLADICRNLPEEIPTPTLIKLPNESSYIAYNLSRDRERGTIYQLVVLRPAGPYEASLTQLHKRTTFYLGLFVLIAIAFLIAAFHWSFQPLRRLATQLDQMTDAKRDSLDSDFPMELQDITLALNRLIRISNDQKGRYRHSMDDLAHSLKTRLAATNALLDDRDISRTELNQRVLEQISQMDNLVQYQLKRAMMGQQGLQKDKTELKPAIDSLSRMLSKIYADKQVTFSESFDTSLKLPINRDDLMELLGNILENAYRFCISEVRINVAEYSDHYIIRIEDDGPGVTPDMREAIFQRGVRADQLNPGQGIGLSVCHEIVESYQGQIHVETASIEGAAFIIHLPKS; the protein is encoded by the coding sequence ATGAAGACAGTCATTCTTCAACCTCGCCTTCGTCGCCGGGTTTTAGTGACATCTGTAGCTATCATTGTATTAATAACCTCTGCACTTGCAGGGGTTATTAACCAGCTCTACTCACAAAGTTATATGGCTTCTTATTCTTCAGAGTTAGTGGCCCAGATGCCAATGGTTGTGGCACAACTTAATCGAGCTGGGTTGATTAAAGATGTCGATAAGTGGATCGATTCTGTAGACCCTTCAGACAGTGATTACATGTCTGTCGTTTGTGATCAAAATGACAATACGGTATGGCTTTCTGATGAAGCTAAAACCGTAAACCTCGCGGATATATGCCGTAATCTACCAGAAGAAATACCCACACCGACATTAATTAAACTACCCAATGAAAGCAGCTACATTGCCTATAACCTGAGTCGAGACCGTGAACGTGGCACTATTTATCAATTAGTCGTACTTCGCCCAGCAGGGCCCTACGAGGCATCGCTCACTCAACTGCATAAACGCACGACCTTTTATTTAGGTTTATTTGTTCTTATTGCCATCGCATTTTTAATTGCCGCATTTCATTGGAGCTTCCAGCCATTACGTCGACTAGCTACACAGCTTGATCAAATGACTGATGCTAAGCGCGACAGCCTTGATAGTGACTTCCCGATGGAGTTACAAGATATCACCCTTGCCTTAAACCGCTTAATTCGAATAAGTAATGACCAAAAAGGACGTTATCGCCATTCGATGGATGATTTAGCCCATAGTCTTAAAACACGTCTTGCCGCTACCAATGCCCTGCTAGACGACAGAGACATTTCACGTACTGAATTAAACCAACGGGTACTCGAACAAATCAGCCAAATGGACAATTTGGTTCAGTACCAGCTAAAACGTGCAATGATGGGGCAGCAAGGGTTACAAAAAGACAAAACGGAGCTTAAGCCCGCAATAGATAGCTTATCTCGTATGCTCAGTAAGATATATGCCGATAAGCAGGTGACATTCTCCGAGAGCTTCGACACATCGTTAAAATTACCGATTAATCGTGACGATCTCATGGAGCTACTCGGTAATATTTTGGAAAATGCTTACCGTTTTTGTATCAGTGAAGTACGCATTAATGTCGCAGAGTATAGCGACCATTATATCATTCGTATTGAAGATGATGGGCCAGGTGTGACACCTGATATGCGAGAAGCAATCTTCCAACGTGGTGTTCGTGCTGATCAACTCAATCCCGGTCAAGGTATTGGTTTATCGGTTTGTCATGAGATAGTAGAAAGTTATCAAGGGCAAATTCATGTAGAAACAGCAAGCATAGAAGGCGCAGCTTTTATTATTCATTTACCGAAAAGCTGA
- the fabV gene encoding enoyl-ACP reductase FabV, translated as MIIKPKIRGFICTTAHPVGCEENVKEQIAYTKAQGPIANAPKRVLVVGSSSGYGLSSRIAAAFGGDAATIGVFFEKPSTEKKPGTAGWYNSAAFDKLAKEEGLYSKSLNGDAFSHEAKQKTIDLIKADLGQIDMVVYSLASPVRKMPETGEVVRSSLKPMGETYTATAVDTNKDVLIEASIEPATEQEIADTVTVMGGQDWELWINALSEAGVLADGCKTVAYSYIGTEITWPIYWHGALGKAKMDLDRAASELNNKLSATGGSANVAVLKSVVTQASSAIPVMPLYIAMVFKKMREEGVHEGCMQQIYRMFTQRLYKADGTAPEVDEENRLRLDDWELREDIQKHCRDLWSSVTNENLFEVADYQEYKDEFIKLFGFGIDSIDYDIDVNTLIEFDVESI; from the coding sequence ATGATCATCAAACCTAAAATTCGTGGATTTATTTGTACAACAGCGCACCCTGTGGGTTGTGAAGAGAACGTTAAAGAGCAAATCGCATACACTAAAGCTCAAGGCCCAATTGCAAATGCACCTAAGCGTGTACTTGTTGTAGGCTCTTCTAGTGGTTACGGTTTGTCATCACGTATTGCTGCGGCATTCGGTGGTGATGCAGCAACTATTGGTGTTTTCTTTGAAAAGCCAAGTACAGAGAAAAAACCAGGTACAGCAGGTTGGTATAACTCAGCAGCATTCGACAAATTGGCTAAAGAAGAAGGTCTTTATTCTAAGAGCCTGAATGGCGATGCTTTCTCTCATGAAGCGAAACAGAAAACAATTGATCTGATTAAAGCCGACCTAGGTCAGATTGATATGGTGGTGTATTCGTTAGCATCACCTGTTCGTAAAATGCCTGAAACGGGTGAAGTTGTACGTTCAAGCCTAAAACCAATGGGTGAAACATACACAGCAACAGCCGTTGATACGAACAAAGATGTATTAATTGAAGCAAGCATCGAGCCTGCAACAGAGCAAGAAATCGCTGATACTGTTACCGTAATGGGCGGTCAGGATTGGGAGCTTTGGATTAACGCTCTATCTGAAGCGGGTGTTTTAGCTGATGGTTGTAAGACCGTCGCTTACAGCTACATTGGTACTGAAATTACTTGGCCTATCTACTGGCATGGCGCACTAGGCAAGGCGAAGATGGACCTTGATCGTGCAGCATCAGAATTAAATAACAAGCTATCTGCTACTGGCGGTTCAGCGAATGTTGCCGTATTGAAGAGTGTTGTTACTCAGGCAAGTTCTGCTATTCCAGTCATGCCACTTTATATCGCAATGGTCTTTAAGAAGATGCGTGAAGAAGGTGTGCATGAAGGCTGTATGCAGCAAATCTATCGTATGTTCACTCAACGTTTGTACAAGGCTGATGGTACCGCACCTGAAGTAGACGAAGAAAATCGTTTACGTCTTGACGATTGGGAGCTGCGTGAAGATATCCAGAAGCACTGTCGTGACTTATGGTCTAGCGTAACCAATGAAAACTTGTTTGAAGTTGCTGATTATCAGGAATATAAAGACGAGTTCATTAAGCTATTCGGCTTCGGTATTGATTCTATTGATTATGATATAGACGTTAATACACTGATTGAATTTGATGTAGAAAGCATCTAG
- a CDS encoding acyl-CoA dehydrogenase — translation MSTLTNLRQRYISDPAFKMFKKVLPPLSDTEREAMEAGSVWWDGELFSGSPNWNTLLAYPKPKLTDEEQMFIDTKLETLLEMLNDYEIVQEDKDLSPEVWAYLRKEKFFSLIISKEYGGLNFSSLANSTIVTKIATRSLSAAVTVMVPNSLGPGELLSHYGTQEQKDYWLPRLAHGEEVPCFALTGPEAGSDAGGIPDMGIVCYGEYQGKEVLGIKVSWNKRYITLSPVATVLGLAFKLQDPDGLIGDKTDIGITCALIPADHQGVEIGERHDPLNMAFMNGPTRGQDVFIPMDWVIGGQEYVGRGWRMLVECLSAGRGISLPALGAAIGHLTARTTGAYSYVRKQFGMSIGNFEGVAQAMGRIGGYTYMLEASRTLTTTSLDQGETPGIVTAIAKYHMTEMARTILNDSMDIHAGRAIQLGPMNYLGHHYFGIPVAITVEGANILTRNLMIFGQGATRCHPFVLKEMESAANPDAKQGAKEFDSLLSKHISFAVGNVAKSVLNAFTGSRFNSVPVSGETAVYYRHLSRMSKALAVAADFAMLSLGGELKRRELVSARLGDVLSHLYLASATLKRFEDEGRQQQDLPMVHYALQHCLHQCGVAFHEVLNNFPRKGVGRTLRTILFPLGIRYDAPSDEVTVQIAKLLMTPGAHRERLTSLCYIGDKESDPVAIMERAFVAMYSVKDIERKLVQATKSGEIPRKVSLTEKLQIALSAGIVTEVEVEKMHNADQLRQQAIQVDNFDADKFKKSGLQPGKAA, via the coding sequence ATGAGCACTTTAACTAATTTGCGTCAACGCTACATCAGTGATCCCGCTTTTAAAATGTTTAAAAAAGTGCTGCCACCATTATCTGATACAGAGCGAGAAGCGATGGAAGCAGGTAGTGTGTGGTGGGATGGAGAGTTGTTTAGTGGTTCGCCTAATTGGAATACTTTGCTGGCTTACCCAAAACCAAAGCTCACGGATGAAGAGCAAATGTTTATCGATACCAAGCTCGAAACTTTATTGGAGATGCTGAACGATTATGAAATTGTTCAGGAAGACAAAGATCTTTCGCCAGAGGTATGGGCGTATCTACGAAAAGAAAAGTTTTTCTCGCTAATTATTAGTAAAGAATATGGTGGTTTGAATTTTTCATCGCTGGCGAACTCTACGATCGTAACAAAAATTGCTACGCGTAGTTTAAGCGCTGCAGTCACTGTTATGGTACCTAATTCGTTAGGGCCTGGTGAGTTATTGTCTCATTACGGCACGCAAGAGCAAAAAGACTATTGGTTACCACGCCTAGCCCATGGTGAAGAAGTCCCTTGTTTTGCGTTAACAGGTCCTGAAGCGGGTTCAGATGCTGGTGGTATACCTGATATGGGTATTGTTTGTTACGGCGAATACCAAGGTAAAGAAGTACTGGGTATTAAGGTTAGCTGGAACAAGCGCTATATCACCCTTTCACCCGTTGCAACCGTATTAGGTCTGGCGTTCAAGCTGCAAGACCCTGATGGTTTGATTGGTGATAAAACGGATATTGGTATTACTTGTGCCTTGATTCCGGCAGATCACCAAGGCGTTGAGATTGGTGAACGTCACGATCCATTGAATATGGCATTCATGAATGGTCCTACACGTGGGCAAGATGTCTTTATCCCGATGGATTGGGTCATTGGTGGGCAAGAATATGTGGGTCGCGGCTGGCGTATGCTGGTGGAGTGTCTATCAGCTGGTCGTGGTATTTCATTACCCGCGTTAGGTGCCGCAATTGGTCACCTAACCGCACGTACTACGGGAGCATATTCCTACGTGCGTAAGCAATTCGGTATGTCGATTGGTAACTTTGAAGGCGTAGCACAAGCAATGGGACGTATTGGTGGTTACACCTATATGTTAGAAGCGTCTCGAACGTTAACAACAACGTCGTTGGATCAAGGTGAAACTCCCGGAATCGTTACGGCGATTGCTAAATACCATATGACAGAAATGGCACGTACAATTTTGAATGATTCGATGGATATTCATGCCGGACGTGCGATTCAGCTTGGGCCTATGAACTACTTAGGCCACCATTACTTCGGTATCCCTGTTGCGATTACCGTCGAAGGCGCAAATATTCTGACCCGAAACTTAATGATCTTTGGTCAAGGGGCTACGCGTTGTCACCCATTTGTATTAAAAGAAATGGAATCTGCTGCGAACCCTGATGCTAAGCAAGGTGCAAAAGAATTTGATAGCTTGTTATCGAAACACATCAGTTTTGCGGTGGGTAATGTCGCGAAGTCAGTATTGAATGCATTCACAGGTTCACGATTTAATTCAGTACCTGTTAGTGGTGAAACCGCGGTTTATTATCGCCATTTATCACGCATGAGTAAGGCACTAGCCGTTGCTGCTGACTTTGCAATGTTGAGTCTTGGTGGTGAGTTAAAGCGTCGTGAGCTGGTATCAGCACGATTGGGTGATGTACTCAGCCACTTGTATTTAGCCTCTGCAACCTTGAAGCGTTTTGAAGATGAAGGTCGTCAACAGCAAGATCTTCCGATGGTGCATTACGCGCTACAACATTGTTTACACCAGTGTGGCGTTGCCTTTCATGAAGTGCTTAACAACTTCCCACGTAAAGGGGTAGGTCGTACATTGCGTACCATTCTATTCCCGCTAGGTATTCGTTATGACGCACCGAGTGATGAAGTAACGGTTCAAATTGCAAAACTACTTATGACTCCAGGTGCACATCGCGAGCGTTTAACGAGTCTTTGCTACATAGGCGATAAAGAGTCAGATCCAGTTGCGATTATGGAACGTGCGTTTGTTGCCATGTACAGCGTGAAAGATATTGAGCGTAAATTGGTACAAGCAACGAAGTCGGGTGAGATCCCGCGCAAAGTTTCATTAACAGAAAAGTTACAAATCGCATTGAGTGCGGGTATCGTCACAGAAGTAGAAGTTGAAAAAATGCACAATGCTGACCAGTTGAGACAGCAAGCGATCCAAGTGGATAACTTTGATGCTGATAAATTCAAAAAAAGTGGTCTGCAACCAGGAAAGGCGGCTTAA
- a CDS encoding TetR/AcrR family transcriptional regulator — protein sequence MAGKGETKGRILDAAELLFAEHGFKETSLRTITSKAGVNLASVNYHYGDKKTLVRAVLSRYLEQFMPSLKNELEALLKHDEITMEDVFRCAKQPLSSLNDYRPCGTTIFMSLIGRGYTDVQGHLRWFIITRYNDVLTLFTSAVCRANPSLDPETLFWRLHFTLGAAVFTMASSKALCEIAENDFSCKVETEDLIDRLVPYLAAGVAAPIDQGLSLVSSPKTGTE from the coding sequence ATGGCAGGAAAGGGAGAAACAAAAGGTCGTATTTTGGATGCTGCTGAACTGCTATTTGCTGAGCATGGATTCAAAGAAACCTCATTAAGAACGATAACAAGTAAAGCAGGCGTTAACTTAGCTTCAGTTAATTATCATTATGGTGATAAGAAAACTCTGGTTAGAGCCGTACTTAGTCGCTATTTAGAACAATTCATGCCTTCGCTTAAAAATGAATTGGAAGCGTTACTTAAGCACGATGAAATTACAATGGAAGATGTTTTTCGTTGTGCAAAACAGCCTTTATCATCATTGAATGATTACCGCCCTTGTGGCACTACTATCTTTATGTCGTTGATTGGACGAGGTTACACCGATGTTCAAGGCCACTTACGTTGGTTTATCATAACGCGTTACAACGATGTGCTAACCCTTTTTACGAGCGCGGTATGTCGTGCAAATCCTTCACTTGATCCTGAAACGCTTTTTTGGCGCCTGCATTTCACGCTGGGTGCAGCAGTATTTACCATGGCATCAAGTAAAGCATTGTGCGAAATCGCTGAAAATGATTTTTCCTGCAAAGTTGAAACCGAAGATCTTATTGATCGTTTAGTCCCTTATTTAGCGGCGGGTGTTGCTGCACCTATCGATCAAGGTTTGTCTTTAGTTTCATCTCCCAAAACCGGCACAGAGTAA
- a CDS encoding IS4-like element ISPpr2 family transposase yields MKATEILYQDLRSYYPQIHSSRLKTLCTFIESGIKDQRVSVTYLGRGLESGSVTTKKHDIKRADRLIGNAHLHCERHDYYEYMTEQLIGREKHPIILIDWSPINGQEIYQLLRASIPMQGRGLVLYEKTFHESELNTEKAHQSFLDELEQVLPEGCQPVITTDAIYRSPWFKAVELKGWYWIGRVRGQVSLSQDKETWYTSYQWFKAAKVNKAEHLGVLYYGKVAKFKCEGVLFKRNKKGRSAKKKRGGVSQRTTDKTHEKDANEAWLLVFKLPPRYKNNANIAVSLYRQRMQIEENFRDTKNGKLGISLEYANSKSVERFDNLLLIAGLILFIIWCVGRAAVMKKIHYSLQANSLKFRAVLSTIYIGREVVKDGRYTITIDEYVYVLAHLSELAVSMEDLL; encoded by the coding sequence ATGAAAGCAACTGAAATTCTATACCAAGATCTTCGTTCATACTACCCTCAAATTCACTCCTCACGGTTAAAGACACTTTGTACTTTTATTGAGTCTGGGATTAAAGACCAAAGAGTATCAGTGACTTATCTAGGTCGAGGCTTAGAGTCAGGCTCTGTGACCACAAAAAAACATGACATTAAGCGAGCCGATCGCCTTATTGGTAATGCACACTTACACTGTGAGCGTCATGACTACTACGAGTATATGACCGAGCAATTAATTGGAAGAGAAAAGCACCCTATTATTTTAATCGATTGGTCTCCAATTAATGGTCAGGAAATCTATCAACTCTTGAGGGCGAGCATTCCAATGCAAGGGAGAGGGTTAGTTTTATATGAAAAAACATTCCATGAAAGTGAACTCAACACAGAAAAAGCCCACCAGAGTTTCTTAGATGAGTTAGAGCAAGTGCTGCCTGAAGGATGCCAGCCCGTCATCACAACAGATGCTATCTATCGGTCACCTTGGTTTAAAGCCGTAGAGTTAAAAGGTTGGTATTGGATTGGCCGAGTACGAGGGCAAGTCTCACTATCTCAAGATAAGGAAACCTGGTACACAAGCTATCAATGGTTCAAGGCCGCGAAGGTAAACAAAGCTGAGCATCTTGGTGTACTTTACTACGGTAAGGTCGCTAAATTTAAGTGTGAAGGCGTATTATTTAAGCGGAATAAAAAGGGGCGTAGTGCTAAAAAAAAGCGAGGTGGGGTTTCGCAAAGAACAACCGATAAAACGCATGAAAAAGACGCTAATGAAGCATGGTTACTGGTTTTCAAGCTCCCTCCGAGATACAAAAATAACGCAAACATCGCGGTATCACTGTACCGTCAACGAATGCAGATAGAAGAGAATTTTAGAGATACTAAAAATGGCAAGCTGGGCATAAGTTTAGAATATGCAAATTCAAAATCAGTGGAAAGGTTTGACAATTTACTTCTTATTGCAGGGTTGATCTTATTTATCATCTGGTGCGTTGGAAGAGCCGCGGTAATGAAAAAAATTCATTATTCACTACAAGCTAATTCACTTAAATTTCGGGCAGTATTATCCACGATTTACATTGGTCGAGAAGTTGTAAAAGACGGCAGATATACCATAACGATAGATGAATATGTTTACGTGCTAGCTCATTTATCAGAGCTAGCAGTTAGCATGGAGGATCTACTATGA